The following proteins are encoded in a genomic region of Desulfurococcaceae archaeon:
- a CDS encoding decarboxylase, which produces MSSEWTIDIARKVYGLENYARRDIIDVDEEGFLVIKLNEEKLRVKNLMDKYNLDIAYIRILPAIKKSMDTVYESYRAVAEVIGYDKNPILVYPMKVNPTPIVVETIAKHGEKYQWGFNTGSLGEVKLLQKIAEKYSPRVLIYDGVVSEQAVQELLKLLSKGWRVFVDVESENEAEILSKYPQLEIGIRVKPMVKMHGKWSGSVGLGSKFGLTLNALTRLKQEFRWLTERTTLLHMHPGSQVYKYEDVKNYLNEVRFVYEELRNMGFESISVVDPGGGMAYPYLDVRNGSEESPNYTIVDYFKALLETFTRSQVKPHLVYEGGRFIVASHRLVVAKVVDVRSYSAVHSLREHYEQVSEVHSLEDVKALLSKLEITLNELRLNITSNNNNREMYEDIVALIREDLAAKIAELVSTGKVEVRELVCDHKILRIMITPTKRFILNMSIFADIPDVVLVDQYFQVVPAQRLHEKPNVLASLSDLTCDSMGEITEYISPGNTIKGLSPVFTLLDSKLIAVPGIKLRLRGVPLHLPVRGESYYLVFLDTGAYQDTLAMKHNLIYGAPEIIIDQVNGEVKINFLKHEDLYT; this is translated from the coding sequence ATGAGTAGCGAGTGGACGATAGATATCGCAAGAAAGGTTTATGGACTTGAAAACTACGCTAGAAGAGATATTATAGACGTAGACGAAGAGGGTTTCCTCGTAATAAAGCTTAACGAAGAAAAACTTAGAGTAAAAAACCTGATGGACAAGTACAACCTAGATATAGCATACATCAGAATACTACCTGCAATTAAAAAGTCTATGGACACCGTGTACGAGTCTTATAGGGCAGTAGCGGAAGTTATTGGCTACGATAAGAACCCGATCTTGGTTTACCCGATGAAAGTCAACCCGACGCCAATAGTTGTTGAGACCATTGCAAAGCATGGCGAGAAGTACCAGTGGGGTTTTAACACCGGCTCGCTCGGCGAGGTTAAATTGCTACAAAAGATCGCAGAGAAGTACTCTCCCAGAGTCCTCATATATGATGGCGTGGTTTCCGAGCAAGCTGTACAGGAACTTTTAAAGTTGTTATCTAAAGGATGGAGAGTTTTCGTTGATGTTGAAAGCGAAAACGAGGCCGAGATTCTTTCCAAGTACCCTCAACTAGAGATCGGTATACGCGTTAAGCCCATGGTTAAAATGCACGGTAAGTGGTCAGGATCCGTGGGGCTAGGCAGCAAGTTTGGTTTAACACTGAATGCTCTAACTAGGCTGAAGCAGGAGTTTAGATGGTTAACCGAGCGTACGACACTGTTACACATGCACCCCGGCTCACAGGTGTACAAGTACGAGGATGTAAAGAACTACCTTAACGAAGTAAGGTTCGTTTATGAAGAGCTAAGGAATATGGGGTTTGAAAGCATCTCAGTGGTCGACCCCGGAGGTGGCATGGCGTATCCTTATTTAGACGTGAGAAACGGTAGTGAGGAATCGCCTAACTACACCATAGTAGATTACTTTAAGGCCTTACTGGAAACGTTTACTAGGTCTCAAGTAAAACCACACCTAGTTTACGAAGGGGGAAGGTTTATAGTAGCATCGCACCGCTTGGTGGTGGCAAAGGTCGTTGATGTGAGGTCTTATTCTGCAGTTCACTCTCTACGAGAGCACTATGAGCAGGTAAGCGAAGTGCACAGCCTTGAAGATGTTAAGGCGCTGTTATCGAAACTAGAGATTACATTAAATGAGTTACGGCTAAACATCACGTCAAACAATAATAACAGGGAAATGTACGAAGACATAGTTGCCTTAATTAGAGAGGATTTGGCAGCGAAGATCGCAGAGCTTGTCAGTACCGGTAAGGTTGAGGTCCGCGAACTAGTTTGCGATCACAAGATCCTGAGGATCATGATCACCCCAACCAAGCGCTTTATACTGAACATGTCCATTTTTGCGGACATACCCGATGTTGTTCTAGTTGATCAATACTTCCAAGTAGTGCCAGCGCAGAGGCTTCACGAGAAGCCAAATGTGCTGGCCTCTCTCAGCGACTTAACGTGCGATAGCATGGGCGAGATCACGGAGTACATAAGCCCTGGAAATACAATTAAAGGTCTTTCCCCGGTATTCACCTTACTGGACAGTAAGCTAATCGCAGTCCCGGGTATCAAGCTAAGGCTACGTGGAGTACCTCTACATCTCCCGGTTCGCGGCGAGTCGTACTACTTAGTGTTCCTCGATACCGGTGCATACCAAGACACGCTCGCAATGAAACACAACCTGATATACGGAGCTCCCGAGATCATTATAGACCAGGTGAACGGGGAGGTAAAAATCAATTTTTTAAAGCACGAAGACCTGTATACGTAA
- a CDS encoding thioredoxin family protein, with amino-acid sequence MRKVFDEETVEELKKIFESLRKNLKDILIVDSAEKPGASGRCNTCSEAKLLAEELTQISRGKLSFEILNSQEGKVYKPRYLPAFIYDTRKRNIRYYGLPSGQEFVPFIYIHEYISEGIKLPRSVVEEIETIETPLHIKVFVTPECPYCPIVVDFLNQTGLVNENLLIETIEAFENPYEADKYYVQYVPFISINRVEDYDIYGAKPLEAIPGYVSYEEILEAIKRAEKSLKGKRL; translated from the coding sequence ATGCGTAAGGTATTCGATGAAGAAACCGTAGAGGAACTCAAAAAGATATTTGAATCGCTTAGAAAGAACTTAAAGGATATACTAATAGTAGACTCGGCCGAGAAGCCCGGCGCTTCCGGCAGATGTAATACTTGTTCCGAGGCAAAGCTTCTCGCAGAGGAGCTCACACAGATATCGAGGGGAAAACTCTCTTTTGAAATACTAAACTCACAGGAGGGTAAGGTTTACAAACCACGATATCTTCCAGCATTCATTTATGATACCCGGAAAAGGAATATAAGGTATTACGGGTTACCGAGTGGGCAGGAATTCGTGCCGTTCATATACATCCACGAGTACATCTCCGAAGGCATTAAACTACCTAGAAGCGTTGTTGAGGAAATAGAGACGATCGAAACACCACTACATATAAAAGTCTTCGTGACGCCTGAATGTCCTTACTGCCCCATAGTGGTGGACTTCCTTAACCAAACAGGACTAGTTAATGAAAACTTGCTGATAGAGACCATTGAAGCGTTTGAAAACCCCTATGAAGCAGACAAATACTACGTACAGTACGTGCCGTTTATTTCAATAAATAGGGTTGAAGACTACGACATATATGGTGCTAAGCCTTTAGAGGCGATTCCCGGATACGTCTCTTACGAGGAAATTTTAGAGGCAATTAAGAGAGCCGAGAAGAGCTTGAAGGGTAAAAGGCTTTAA
- a CDS encoding winged helix-turn-helix transcriptional regulator, with protein sequence MKKSLQHRLLEVLKGNPGVSVKELASILEVDVNKVKVAAYRLKSMGYIEKAGRGYIVTKRGLQFLNYLESRLASKTDVEKARKTLEEKREASTEAPPSKEPVREMPRGMGTPQVVEDTINTLIEKLQELERRIISLEARVRGLEGVVASTQKRPDITSLLDPVMYYNEAVTKYGSLIEKMLSDKRLIKIGSLVVNTEFYAHFKSRFPIKLSDVEKLSPHEKILLEEMRKEALIVLHAGKEYRMVE encoded by the coding sequence GTGAAGAAATCTCTCCAACACCGCCTTCTCGAGGTTCTGAAAGGCAATCCAGGAGTTTCGGTAAAAGAGCTTGCATCGATTTTAGAAGTAGATGTAAACAAAGTCAAAGTTGCCGCTTACCGGCTAAAATCAATGGGTTACATCGAGAAGGCAGGCAGAGGCTACATAGTGACTAAGCGAGGTTTACAGTTTCTTAACTACTTAGAGTCGAGGTTAGCGTCAAAAACAGACGTTGAGAAAGCGAGGAAGACCTTAGAAGAGAAACGCGAGGCTTCAACGGAGGCCCCTCCAAGTAAAGAACCCGTAAGAGAAATGCCCCGGGGTATGGGTACTCCACAGGTTGTAGAAGATACCATAAACACCCTTATTGAAAAACTCCAAGAACTCGAAAGACGCATAATTAGTCTCGAAGCACGCGTTAGAGGCCTCGAAGGAGTTGTAGCATCCACGCAGAAAAGACCCGATATCACCTCGCTACTAGACCCGGTAATGTATTATAACGAAGCGGTCACGAAGTACGGCTCTCTCATCGAGAAGATGCTGTCCGACAAGAGGCTCATTAAAATAGGCTCTTTGGTGGTTAATACGGAGTTCTATGCGCATTTTAAGTCCAGGTTTCCGATCAAGCTATCAGATGTAGAGAAGCTGTCCCCCCACGAGAAGATTCTCTTAGAGGAAATGAGAAAAGAAGCTTTAATAGTGCTACATGCAGGCAAGGAGTACAGAATGGTAGAGTAA
- the twy1 gene encoding 4-demethylwyosine synthase TYW1, producing MSTNHAVKLRREEFWGSSPVYKAIYERLSKQGYHIIGVVGAVKRCHWTREAVLRHRFCYKCLWYGIESHRCIQMTPVVVWCWNRCLHCWRIQPEDVGMHWDDTRPPVTDDPGVLVEESIRVHRQIMAGFKGNPKADLKMVEEAMNPKHVAISLSGEPLLYPRLGELINEYHGRGLTTFLVTHGTRPDVLKNLDKEPTQLYISFEAWNKDSYEYFNRPMVPRAWELFQETLEYVRSFKSPVTFRITLVKGFNDREEALKSFAKFVEKGNPHYVEVKAYMYLGVSKSRLTKSSMPLHREVRDFAGKLSELTGYTLLGESIPSRVVLLSRIEKPLRHGKGCVEGIKCPEKYAPVITDEYEEAEA from the coding sequence GTGTCCACCAATCACGCAGTTAAGCTAAGGCGCGAAGAATTCTGGGGCAGTAGCCCGGTGTATAAGGCAATTTATGAAAGGCTCTCTAAGCAGGGGTATCACATCATTGGCGTTGTAGGTGCCGTTAAGCGGTGTCACTGGACAAGGGAAGCCGTTCTGAGACATAGATTCTGTTACAAGTGTTTATGGTACGGGATCGAAAGTCATAGATGCATACAGATGACGCCTGTAGTTGTTTGGTGTTGGAATAGGTGTTTACACTGCTGGAGAATACAGCCAGAAGATGTAGGAATGCACTGGGATGACACCCGCCCCCCGGTAACAGATGATCCTGGGGTATTGGTAGAGGAAAGTATTAGGGTGCACAGGCAGATAATGGCGGGTTTCAAAGGCAATCCGAAAGCTGACTTGAAAATGGTCGAAGAAGCTATGAACCCGAAACACGTCGCGATAAGCCTATCCGGAGAGCCGCTACTTTACCCAAGGCTTGGCGAGCTGATAAACGAATACCACGGAAGGGGTTTAACTACCTTCCTGGTAACACATGGAACCAGGCCGGACGTTCTCAAGAACCTAGATAAAGAACCAACACAGCTTTATATAAGCTTTGAGGCGTGGAATAAAGATTCATACGAGTACTTTAACAGGCCCATGGTACCTAGAGCCTGGGAACTATTCCAAGAAACCCTAGAGTACGTTAGATCGTTTAAATCACCGGTAACCTTTAGGATAACATTGGTTAAGGGCTTCAATGACCGCGAAGAGGCTCTTAAGAGCTTTGCGAAGTTTGTTGAAAAAGGTAATCCTCACTACGTCGAGGTTAAGGCTTACATGTACCTCGGCGTTAGTAAGAGTAGGCTAACTAAGAGTAGTATGCCACTACACCGGGAAGTACGCGACTTTGCTGGGAAGCTCTCTGAGCTTACGGGTTATACGCTACTTGGCGAGTCTATACCAAGCAGAGTTGTCCTGTTGAGCAGGATTGAAAAGCCACTAAGACATGGCAAGGGTTGCGTTGAAGGCATTAAATGCCCTGAAAAGTACGCTCCTGTAATAACGGATGAATACGAGGAAGCAGAGGCCTAG
- a CDS encoding biotin/lipoyl-containing protein: MPKVYKARSVLGVGIELELVEKTRNILVFKDTKTGNLYKVSVKKASNGKYIIDVNGVEHHVLSHGNGEIFIDSSQPLIHEIVFEVVHREKELKESGRVIQVEPNILQSPISGRVIEVRVKSGSTVNMGDTVILLESMKMIIEVKSHIAGIVEEVYVQPGTVVNRGDRLLKVKQL; this comes from the coding sequence TTGCCCAAGGTTTATAAGGCAAGATCTGTTTTAGGAGTAGGCATAGAGCTTGAACTAGTTGAAAAAACGAGAAACATCTTGGTCTTCAAGGACACTAAAACAGGTAATTTGTACAAGGTCAGTGTGAAGAAGGCTAGTAACGGTAAGTACATCATAGACGTGAATGGTGTTGAGCACCACGTGCTCTCCCACGGTAACGGCGAGATCTTCATAGACTCCTCGCAGCCCCTAATACACGAGATCGTCTTCGAAGTCGTGCACAGAGAAAAAGAGCTCAAGGAATCTGGACGAGTTATCCAGGTAGAGCCGAACATCCTGCAGTCTCCAATATCCGGTAGGGTTATCGAAGTAAGGGTCAAGAGCGGTTCAACGGTTAATATGGGGGATACCGTGATCTTGTTGGAGTCTATGAAGATGATCATAGAAGTCAAATCGCATATAGCCGGTATTGTTGAAGAAGTATACGTGCAGCCAGGAACGGTGGTGAATAGGGGAGACAGATTATTAAAAGTTAAGCAACTATAA
- a CDS encoding acyl-CoA carboxylase subunit beta — MGSHEELLKRINEYRELSVLGGGKDKIEQQKQKGKLWVRERIEKLLDPGSFVEFQWMRTHRSTYFGLDKQKFYSDGVVVGYGKLDGKVVYVYAQDFTVLGGSIGEAHGEKIARLIEQATQIGVPVIGLYDSGGARIQEGVAALHGCGKIFYANVKASGVVPQIALILGPCAGAAAYSPALMDFIIMVKGSYMFITGPEVVKAATGVSVTFEQLGGAEIHGSISGCAHFVAETEEEAFAITRKLLSYLPSNSTEDPPYVPTDDPVDRRLEELYEIVPTDPMKPFDVRHVIRLVVDNEDFLEVHANYAKSAVVGFGRIGGHSLCIVANQPAVNAGVIDIESSNKIARFVRFCDSFNLPIVTFVDTPGFMPGVDQEHGGIIKHGAKVLHAYAEATVPKITVVMRKAYGGAYIAMGSLSLGSDINYAWPTAEIAVMGPEGAVRILHRREIDKAADPEAMFREKLREYRELFANPFRAAELGYIDDVIDIASTRKKIYEALVALSGKRAEIPPLRKHTNMPL, encoded by the coding sequence ATGGGTTCTCACGAGGAACTACTAAAGAGGATCAACGAGTACAGAGAGCTCTCGGTACTTGGCGGAGGCAAGGACAAGATAGAACAGCAAAAGCAGAAGGGCAAGCTGTGGGTTAGGGAGAGAATAGAAAAGCTACTTGATCCCGGCTCCTTTGTAGAGTTTCAATGGATGCGCACGCATAGATCCACGTACTTTGGTCTCGACAAGCAGAAGTTCTATAGTGACGGGGTAGTGGTGGGTTACGGTAAACTAGATGGAAAAGTAGTCTACGTGTATGCGCAAGACTTTACGGTTCTGGGAGGCAGTATTGGCGAAGCGCACGGAGAGAAAATAGCAAGACTCATAGAGCAGGCCACGCAGATTGGGGTACCAGTCATAGGGCTCTACGACTCGGGCGGAGCTAGAATACAAGAAGGTGTCGCGGCACTACACGGTTGTGGGAAAATATTCTACGCAAATGTAAAGGCAAGTGGTGTAGTACCGCAAATAGCACTAATCCTTGGTCCGTGCGCAGGGGCTGCCGCGTACAGCCCAGCTTTAATGGACTTCATAATAATGGTCAAAGGCTCTTACATGTTCATAACGGGTCCCGAGGTTGTAAAGGCTGCTACTGGTGTGAGCGTCACGTTTGAACAGCTCGGCGGTGCGGAGATACACGGGTCTATAAGTGGATGTGCACACTTTGTCGCGGAAACAGAGGAGGAGGCATTTGCGATTACCCGGAAGCTCCTCTCATATTTACCCAGCAATAGTACGGAAGATCCCCCCTACGTGCCTACGGATGATCCCGTAGATAGGAGGCTAGAGGAGCTCTACGAAATCGTCCCAACAGATCCTATGAAGCCCTTTGACGTAAGGCACGTGATCAGGCTAGTAGTCGATAACGAAGACTTCCTCGAAGTACACGCTAATTACGCTAAATCAGCCGTAGTGGGTTTCGGAAGAATAGGAGGTCACTCTCTATGCATAGTTGCCAATCAACCGGCTGTGAACGCAGGCGTGATAGACATAGAGTCAAGTAACAAAATAGCGAGGTTTGTTAGATTCTGCGATTCATTTAACCTACCCATAGTAACATTCGTGGATACTCCGGGTTTCATGCCAGGTGTTGATCAGGAGCACGGAGGTATAATAAAGCACGGTGCGAAAGTTCTCCATGCTTACGCCGAGGCCACAGTTCCCAAGATTACCGTTGTAATGAGGAAAGCTTATGGTGGAGCATACATAGCAATGGGTAGCCTTTCGCTGGGAAGCGATATAAACTACGCATGGCCAACGGCCGAGATCGCCGTGATGGGCCCTGAAGGAGCAGTCAGAATACTGCACAGGAGAGAAATAGATAAAGCAGCTGACCCTGAAGCAATGTTCAGAGAAAAACTACGAGAATACCGAGAGTTATTCGCTAACCCATTTAGAGCGGCTGAGTTAGGCTACATTGACGATGTAATAGATATCGCATCAACGAGGAAAAAGATATATGAAGCGTTAGTCGCGTTGTCTGGCAAGAGGGCCGAAATACCTCCATTAAGAAAGCACACAAACATGCCCTTATAG
- a CDS encoding beta-ketoacyl synthase N-terminal-like domain-containing protein, protein MDRVFVAGVGMTKIGRHFDKHAKELFAEALWKAIDDAGGLKPQAIVVGNMTSSVLMQQDSLGALVADYAGFRGIPAFKVEGACGSGGVALYTGYALVKSGLVDVVAVGGVEKLTEAVTEVTTRALAQAADADYEVFYGATFTGLNAMLARLYMNVFGYTDEDLSYWPLKMHEYASYNPYAQLPRKAAVKEILESPMIADPIRLFHAAPLGDGAAVVLLVRGEEKAREIAKSTGRDVLVEIPSIAVSTDSVDLASRNDLLTMESTVKASREALSKAGLTIRDVDYVELHDAFHITAYVSLEDLGFAPKGLAVKLYREGRFQKGDKPEVNFSGGLKARGHPVGATGVYQASEAVMQIRGDFPGYKASSPETAIIHNIGGISTIAAIAVFKRVR, encoded by the coding sequence GTGGATCGGGTATTCGTTGCGGGAGTGGGCATGACTAAGATCGGTAGGCACTTTGACAAGCACGCCAAGGAGCTCTTTGCCGAGGCGCTTTGGAAAGCCATTGATGATGCCGGTGGCCTTAAACCCCAGGCAATAGTTGTGGGTAATATGACGTCAAGCGTATTAATGCAGCAAGATAGCTTAGGAGCGCTCGTAGCAGACTACGCTGGGTTCCGCGGCATACCCGCATTCAAAGTCGAGGGAGCATGTGGTAGTGGCGGAGTAGCACTATATACTGGGTATGCCCTCGTAAAATCGGGCCTAGTAGACGTAGTTGCTGTTGGAGGAGTGGAAAAGCTCACAGAAGCTGTAACGGAGGTCACGACAAGGGCCCTTGCGCAGGCGGCAGACGCCGATTACGAGGTATTCTATGGCGCTACATTTACAGGGCTTAATGCAATGCTCGCGAGGCTTTACATGAACGTGTTTGGCTATACAGATGAAGACCTTTCATACTGGCCCCTCAAAATGCACGAATATGCCAGTTACAATCCCTACGCACAACTACCACGCAAAGCGGCAGTAAAAGAGATACTTGAAAGCCCAATGATAGCTGACCCCATAAGGCTCTTCCACGCAGCCCCCCTAGGAGATGGGGCAGCAGTGGTGTTGCTTGTTCGCGGCGAGGAGAAAGCCAGAGAAATTGCCAAATCAACCGGAAGAGACGTGCTCGTAGAAATACCGAGTATTGCCGTATCCACGGACAGCGTTGACTTAGCTTCAAGAAATGATCTACTTACAATGGAGTCCACGGTTAAAGCATCTAGGGAAGCACTAAGCAAGGCAGGGCTTACAATTAGGGATGTAGATTACGTCGAGCTACACGATGCTTTCCACATAACGGCATACGTATCGCTTGAAGATCTCGGCTTCGCGCCCAAGGGGCTTGCAGTAAAACTGTACAGGGAGGGGAGGTTTCAGAAGGGTGATAAACCGGAGGTAAACTTTAGCGGTGGTTTAAAGGCACGCGGACACCCCGTCGGTGCTACTGGCGTATATCAAGCCTCGGAGGCAGTGATGCAGATTAGAGGGGACTTTCCAGGCTATAAAGCGAGTAGCCCTGAGACGGCAATAATACACAATATTGGAGGCATCAGTACCATAGCCGCCATTGCAGTCTTTAAACGGGTTAGATGA
- a CDS encoding HDIG domain-containing protein, translating to MSLNTLKELAHGISDRNIRKIVLDILENPVLGFTDVKPLIRLEDSPAAPRKHHFFTGGLIVHTYSVAKIALALADIIEEVYGVNISKDVILAAAILHDVFKYYQYTPDRINGGYRAREDWYLSHDYAIVAELSKRGAPEKLIRAVSEAHGQVLFSTMEGFVVHLADSVDARFGEIIQNILLSKVKEYEKTCTVYKALDYVLMKHGIRNMLQLAFHDVDSFKRVFEDVCKEMQSNDSALKPNNA from the coding sequence ATGTCACTCAACACTCTCAAAGAGCTTGCGCATGGAATAAGTGACAGAAATATCAGGAAAATCGTACTTGACATCTTGGAAAACCCCGTTCTCGGCTTCACTGACGTAAAGCCACTAATAAGGCTAGAAGACTCACCGGCCGCACCTAGAAAGCACCATTTCTTTACGGGCGGCCTCATTGTTCACACATACTCTGTCGCAAAGATAGCCCTTGCACTAGCTGACATCATTGAGGAGGTTTATGGGGTAAACATTAGCAAAGACGTGATTCTAGCTGCCGCTATATTACACGACGTTTTCAAGTATTACCAGTACACACCAGACAGGATCAACGGCGGCTACAGAGCACGAGAGGATTGGTATCTCAGTCACGACTACGCCATAGTAGCTGAGCTCTCTAAGAGAGGCGCCCCAGAGAAACTTATACGTGCCGTGTCTGAAGCGCACGGTCAAGTACTCTTTTCAACCATGGAAGGCTTCGTGGTTCACCTAGCTGATAGCGTTGATGCTAGATTTGGTGAAATTATCCAGAACATTTTATTATCAAAGGTGAAGGAGTACGAGAAAACGTGCACGGTCTACAAGGCACTGGACTACGTGCTGATGAAGCACGGTATCAGAAATATGTTACAGCTAGCGTTCCACGACGTGGATTCGTTTAAAAGAGTGTTCGAAGATGTGTGCAAAGAAATGCAGAGTAACGATAGCGCGTTGAAGCCAAACAACGCGTAG
- a CDS encoding DUF998 domain-containing protein has product MGKCALRALVLAIASFSVPLMLIGLAAALSSWFNLYSNALSDLGHAIKSNVAPLFNTGLSLGGVLMILFAVKYVEAFSRVIALLVVIAGYALVLVGVFDEVYGALHFVVSVLFFVSILLLVLGYGLVLRDPRIVVLASILVSLNIVVWTLHFAIRVPRGAAVPELISIFTAIPFYLHLARKSASTLCREK; this is encoded by the coding sequence TTGGGTAAGTGTGCCTTAAGAGCCCTAGTCCTCGCAATAGCGTCTTTCAGTGTACCGTTAATGCTCATAGGATTGGCTGCCGCGTTATCTAGCTGGTTTAACCTGTACAGTAACGCTCTTAGCGACCTAGGCCACGCAATTAAAAGCAACGTAGCACCGCTATTTAATACAGGACTATCACTCGGAGGGGTACTAATGATCTTGTTTGCAGTGAAGTACGTTGAAGCGTTCAGCCGCGTAATCGCGCTCTTAGTGGTGATTGCGGGTTACGCGCTGGTACTAGTAGGGGTATTTGATGAAGTCTACGGTGCACTGCACTTTGTGGTTTCGGTACTCTTCTTTGTTTCAATACTACTATTAGTGCTGGGATACGGGCTCGTCTTAAGGGATCCGAGAATAGTCGTGCTCGCTTCCATTCTCGTATCGCTAAACATCGTTGTATGGACTTTGCACTTCGCTATAAGAGTTCCTAGAGGCGCAGCAGTACCGGAACTCATATCGATATTTACTGCTATACCCTTTTACTTGCACTTGGCCCGCAAGTCTGCCTCTACCTTGTGCAGAGAAAAGTGA
- a CDS encoding competence/damage-inducible protein A, giving the protein MLLRMRKASIIVIGSEILRGLVQDTNSWWLAGKLTEMGFSVIRIIAVPDDEGEIAWALKSSLEVADVVVVTGGLGFTKDDITLSAAAKALGLRLVLSEDAVEMLKRKVKGEEVQYYIKAAHIPEGGKPLYNQVGISPGVYLEINGKDLFFLPGVPAEMTKMFEDRVKPLLEGRSRGYMARITITTDYTKESEVDSLVAQLREKHSDVYFKTHATVPVVLSVLVSSSSQKDLQVKLDRIIEELKKVIKIRDIKAE; this is encoded by the coding sequence GTGTTACTAAGGATGCGCAAAGCCTCGATCATCGTAATAGGTTCCGAGATACTGCGGGGACTTGTACAAGACACCAACTCCTGGTGGCTCGCAGGAAAGCTCACGGAGATGGGCTTCAGCGTCATTCGTATTATTGCGGTTCCCGACGACGAGGGTGAAATTGCGTGGGCGCTAAAGAGCTCTCTCGAAGTAGCAGATGTTGTTGTGGTCACAGGAGGGCTTGGCTTTACGAAAGACGATATAACTCTAAGTGCAGCGGCGAAAGCCCTGGGTCTAAGACTAGTACTGAGCGAAGATGCTGTTGAAATGCTGAAAAGAAAAGTAAAAGGTGAGGAAGTGCAATACTATATCAAAGCAGCACACATTCCTGAGGGCGGTAAACCGCTTTACAACCAGGTTGGGATCTCTCCTGGGGTTTACTTGGAAATCAACGGTAAAGACCTGTTCTTCCTACCCGGTGTCCCGGCCGAGATGACTAAGATGTTTGAAGATCGGGTGAAACCTCTCCTTGAAGGCAGGTCGCGAGGATACATGGCGAGGATCACCATCACGACTGACTACACGAAGGAGAGCGAAGTGGACTCTCTAGTAGCTCAATTGAGAGAGAAGCACAGCGATGTATACTTCAAGACTCACGCAACCGTACCAGTAGTTTTAAGCGTACTGGTGTCATCCTCCTCTCAAAAAGACCTACAGGTGAAGCTTGATCGTATAATTGAAGAATTAAAGAAGGTTATTAAAATAAGAGATATCAAAGCAGAGTAG
- the gyaR gene encoding glyoxylate reductase, translating into MLNKPRLFATRGLFSDIIERLARYYDIEVWENYQPPPYDIVVEKAKSVDALITLLTDRIDCNLVQQAENLRIIAQMAAGYDNIDVECATRHGVYVTNTPGVLTEATAELTWALILAVARRIVEADHFVRWGEWERTGTAWHPLMMIGVELKGKVLGIIGAGRIGSRVAEIGARGFGMKVIYYGRSRNEYLEKELSAEYKDLDQLLQEADIVTIHVPLTPETKHMIGEKQLRKMKKTAILINTSRGAVVNTEALVKALKEGWIAGAGLDVFEEEPLPANHPLTAFKKVVLAPHVGSATYETRHAMAEIVAENLIAFYEGRVPPELVNKNVVNVKPPGFYK; encoded by the coding sequence GTGTTGAATAAGCCTAGACTGTTCGCTACGCGCGGGCTTTTCTCAGATATTATAGAAAGACTTGCACGGTACTATGATATCGAGGTGTGGGAGAACTATCAGCCGCCACCATATGATATCGTAGTAGAGAAGGCGAAGAGCGTAGACGCGCTTATAACGTTGCTAACTGACAGGATAGACTGCAACCTCGTACAGCAGGCTGAAAATTTAAGAATCATTGCACAAATGGCTGCAGGTTACGATAACATAGACGTCGAATGTGCTACTAGGCATGGAGTGTATGTAACAAATACGCCCGGGGTTTTAACAGAGGCTACAGCGGAGTTGACGTGGGCCTTGATACTTGCAGTTGCCAGGAGAATAGTGGAGGCAGACCACTTCGTCAGGTGGGGTGAGTGGGAAAGGACTGGAACGGCGTGGCACCCATTAATGATGATCGGGGTTGAATTAAAGGGCAAGGTACTCGGCATTATAGGTGCAGGTAGGATTGGCTCTCGGGTAGCGGAGATTGGGGCTAGGGGCTTCGGAATGAAGGTGATATATTACGGTAGGTCTAGAAATGAGTACTTAGAGAAAGAACTGAGCGCGGAGTACAAGGACCTAGACCAGCTCCTCCAGGAAGCAGACATCGTCACCATACACGTTCCCCTGACACCGGAAACCAAGCACATGATCGGCGAGAAGCAGCTCAGGAAAATGAAGAAAACTGCAATACTCATTAACACGTCACGTGGTGCAGTAGTTAACACAGAGGCGCTAGTCAAGGCCTTAAAAGAGGGCTGGATAGCTGGCGCCGGATTAGATGTCTTTGAAGAAGAGCCTTTACCGGCGAATCACCCATTAACGGCTTTCAAAAAGGTTGTTCTAGCACCACATGTAGGATCCGCGACATACGAAACTAGGCATGCCATGGCCGAGATCGTGGCCGAAAACCTAATAGCGTTTTATGAGGGTAGAGTGCCTCCCGAACTAGTAAACAAGAATGTAGTTAACGTGAAACCGCCGGGATTTTACAAGTAA